From the Chanodichthys erythropterus isolate Z2021 chromosome 9, ASM2448905v1, whole genome shotgun sequence genome, the window ACCTatatttaaaattctgtcaggaccactatggTCAAAGGTGATTAACAGTTAGTATACAGTTTGGATTGGCGGTATGATTCTTTTCATGGCAAAAACTCCAGCCTggcatggataagagcagggagagctGTTTACCCTAAGGGGGTTATAGCTGAACAGAaccatcataaatgtatttaagaACATTGATGATATAGTATCTACATGACgacaatactttaatgtaacAACAGAAATCAAGATAACTGACAGTCGGGATTGTAAGAGGAATATCAGAAGGCCTAACTGTGGACaaaaggaggagctggggatggaggagggtaattagctcctgagCAATGCGAtaaagctgctgataatactgaatgGACCTTATATATAGGGATTCTGTGATAGGCgtcgtattcctataggtagGACGCGGATCACCTGAGAGTCAGCTGATGCAAGCATGACCGACttgacctgccagaactaacTCTACGCTTGATCATAACATCAAGCATCAATTCATATTATATCTCTTCTGTTTCTTTTAGGTGCTTCATCCTGTGTGTCACGTACGCAATCTCTTGTTATGGACAGCAGTTTACCTACCCAGCTCTTCACCCACAACCCCTTCAGATGACTCCTGTGCCCCCTACCCCGCACCTGGTACCAACCCTGAGGACCAGCCCCTGGGAAGGTAATTGGTTAAAGTTAACTGATAGCAAGATGTCTGTTTCAGAAATACTTAACATTACAGAAGTAAAGTGGAATGTAAATCACATCAAGTCAAATTGTCATGATGTTCatgtttataatattttcatGCCTTATAATTGCATTTAGCAGACTTGAGCTGGGTGTAattatagtttacattttgtgtAGATACAAGAAATTAAGCAGTTAAGATTTgctatatagtgtatatatacagtatgtatgcGGATAAAGTTGGAACTATTTATATATCCAACTCTATATAAAGAGCTGGTCGATAATATAGTTGGtttgaagcagttttttttCATTAGAAATTAAATTGTGAGCTAGTTTTAATTTTGTATTGTGCCCACAGGCGTCCTAAAACCCGTTCGTTTGATAACTTGCCTAGCGCTTGTGAAGTTGGAAACCCTCTGACTTCCAATCGACGTTCCAGCGACCCCAGTTTGAATGAGAAATGGCAGGACCATCGCAGGTCTCTGGAGATCAACATTGGGACAGGGGCTGAAGGTGCTGTATCTGCAGATCCAGACGAGAGGGTCAACGGACAAAACGTGGTGGGGATTATGGAACCATTGACCAGTGGGGGAACAGAGAATGGGGAGGGTCTTGGGGATGTCAGATTGCCAATGGTGGAGGGGGTTGACGAGGCGGAGCTGACAGTGGGTGTGGCTATGGGTCAAATGGAGAACATTCTCCAGGAAGCTACAAAAGACGAGTCTGCTCCAGATAGCCGCAGAGATGCAAAGACAGACCGCACTAACAGACAGATTGATGATATTGCACATTCAGAAGAGGGTAGCAGTGCTATTGATGATGCTCAGGAGAGCAAAATTAAAGGCCTTGGAGATGGAAATGTCAATGGACATTGTTCAGAAGATGGTAATTCTGAAGCATCTTCTGCTATCAGCCAGGATACCTCGGGAAACCAAGACTCAGAGGAAGTAGCCCTTGAGAAATGCATGATACAAGAATATAACCCTTCTTGTAGCACGACTGATTTCCCTTCCAATGGCCTCAGGACTCTGAGTAACGGCCATGGAGTCGAGAGACCACCAGGACGAGAAGTCGTTGAGCAGCGTCTTTCTCTTTTGGAGAGCTCCACAGAGACGCTTACGGAGGACTTCGGCGTTCGTCCGGAGAGTCTGGCACCCTTAATTATTCCGCCACCTCTCAAAGCCCTCGCCGAATCGTCGTGCCTCAAACAGGGTCTCCGCGCAGCAGCCGACCCGCAAGGCGCTCCCAGGACTTTAAACAACACCCCTAAACGGCCGTCTCTCAGTGCCTTTCCGCCCTCCACTGACCTCCTCCACTCCGTGTGTAACGGAGACTCCCCCGACCCCGAGCCCTCCACGCCGCGCACAAATGGGGAACGGGCCACACTCAGCCGACAGGTGTCACTCGCCAGCTGTGGTTCGCTGACTCTCCACGCACGGGGCACCTGCTCCCACCATCGCTGCCTGCACTTGGGGTTTCTGGGCCGGCCGAGCTTCAGCCCTCCAGAGCCCCCTTCAGCCCGGAACCATCTCGATGATGACGGGTTGACCCTGCACACGGACGCCGTGCAGCAGAGGCTGCGGCAGATCGAAGCAGGTCACCAGCTGGAGGTGGAAGCTCTGAAAAGGCAGGTACAGGAGCTCTGGAGCCGTCTGGAGAGCCATCAGGCTGCTGGGATGCTGCGACTCAACGGAGACATGGGAGATGAAGTGGTGAGCAGTGCACACTCACGTTTTGTTCTTGTCACATGGTTTGGGTTTGTGTTTTTCAGCCATGTTtgatgatatatattttttccccatCTCTCTGTCAGACCTCAATCGCAGACTCCGACTTCAACCTGGAGCCCAACTGTCTGTCCCGCTGCAGCACTGAACTCTTTTCTGAGGCCAGCTGGGAGCAGGTGGACAAGCAGGACACTGAGGTACACAATTAAACTAGGTTgactgtgtttattttaaaggtagggtaggcaatttcggagaggctagcaatagcaagctagctttgaaagatCTCACCCTCTCTTCAGTACGGTCCctaaagccacgcctcctctaaaaaacacacaaacgaGCACGGCCAAagcagagtctgcaaagcgtcatgcgttaaactacctcatgtctcaaagcacatgaCATTTCAATtataatgaacgtaaacaacttacagagctctgacttgtaccacctgactgctgcagattaatttcggCATTGATATTGTTGCTTATGCGTTAATCTGAATCCGAGGATGTGAACAGCTTCAAGTAGAATGTCGCGGGTTGCCATCTCGCAATTATGGTTCCACATGGCGTGAAAGCAGCATAAGCtcgttgttttggttcaggtgGAACTGTAAAAGCTGCTTTGTTTGCGGTGCTCTGTGACTGTctgtctacaactctgcataGCCGTGCTGATGTCGTGTGATGTCTGCATGAGAAGTATGCAAATACAtatgttgacaggcaggtagggCTTCATATCATTGCATTCGGAagaacattttttggtcctgagacttccacagaagacatatgtagatgttttaatatttagacctatctattattgattgctattaggatgtgaagagagtttcaaccagtataacaaaaagtgtttatgaaaaatattgcctaccctacctttaatctttgttttgtttatatgaCTGTTATTGTACTAGAAAGACTTTGGATTTGTTGCACCGGTGTATGGAGAAAGAATATAAGGtcggtatgttttttttttttaaatgtttttgaaagtagtctcttattttcaccaaggcttcatttatatgatcaaaaatacagtatattaaaaaaataattttgtgaaGTATTATTGCAGTTTAAAATTACTACATTTTcaatatatgtaatttattcctttgatacaaagctgaattttcagcattttttGTACTGCTTCAAATTATTGTAGATTTTTTTCAGGGttcattgatgaatagaaagtttaaaagaaccgCATTTAGTTGAATTAGAAATCtcttgtaacattataaatgtctttactgtcactttgatcaatttaatgcatccttcctGAATAAAAAagcttactgactccaaacttttaaacagtagtgtacatgATTATTTGAGGGTATAGAATTTACGATAATAATATTTCTGCTGACTTTAAGGAAATGACATTAAATTTGTCCCAATTTACTTATTCAAACTCTGTTGTTCTTGTCAGTGATTCCTCATTGCATGTTAGTCTAAAGAAATAGTTGTTTGTTTTCTTAATATTCCATCAAAATATATCACATTACTTTGTTACATTTAATGTATTGTGAACACCATTTTATGTTATATCTTTATTAGGTCCTTTTATTTAGAGCCCAGTATTTGTTTCAGGTGACCCGGTGGTACCCGGACCATCTGGCTGCTCAGTGCTACGGCTGTGAGAGAGGATTCTGGCTGGCCACTAGAAAGCACCACTGCAGGTTAGACAACATCACATACTACCACACAAAAAACACAGTCTTCTCTgtctgttaatttttttatttttttttctgtctctcaACATGTACCTCTTTTGGGGTTAGATACATTAGTGTTGACTCACTTTTCTTGATGTCTCTGGAAAACCTTATTTTTTCTCTCTAAAATTCCACTGGTCATCTAGTAAACAGAAATGTTTGGCGAAATGTTTCCTGATTGATTCTGAACTCATTACAGCAGCATTTGTAAACACAGCAGATTAAACAAACTGCCCAACTGTGAGGACTAGTACCCAACTGCCCGTTGAGTAAACAGCAGTATGGTTTCCTATTGAAGTTGTGCAAATATCAAGCATAGTTTCAGTTTTAGCAGCAGAAAGCTCTGTTGCAAAATACAGTGAGTGATTTGGAACACTCCCTCTAGGCAGCAACTTCCTGGCACACCAAATAGTGAAGTGCATGATAGATTGCAAAAGAGTCTGACATTAGTATGTTACTGATAAACTTAATAAACAATGCAGAGAAACATTGGGTGATAGCCCAATTTAACTTGTTGGAACTCTACTACTATAAATGGAAGTATTTGCAGGAGTTCTTTTCTGTAGTGCATGAAATATCATTTTAAGtcttttatatttcttttaacTCCCATCTGtcattttgaatgatttttGCCACAATGCCTTCTGTAAAAGTGTCTTTAGAATTTGGCCTAAAAACAAAGCCTTTATGTCAGGCCAATGATGCCTTCCAATGCTTTCTAGTTAGAAATCTCACTAGGTTTTACACTACTAGGATTTGAAGTTGATTTTTCCTCTTGTACCACAGAGGCAAGGAGCGTATGGAAGAGGTTTGGTGAGAATTGCTCTTTCTCTGTCGTTCTCAGGCACCTGTTAACCCTGCATCGCTTCAGAGTGACCTAACCTTCCTCTCTTCTCCTCCATCTCTTCATAGGGTTAAAGTGGGCTGTCTCTGTTATTGTCTAGGGGGGATTGTACAGGGAAGAACTGCACCATAGTAATTTCACAGGAACCAGAGGGCCAGTCTTCTATTCAtacactaatgttcaaaagtttgtggtcaataagattttttttttttttttaagaaatccatTAAAGcattaaatgcattattattattattattattattattatatattttcttctaaaaatgctgttcttttgaactttctagtcatcaaataatcctgaaataaaatgtagtttCCAAAAAcatctgaagcagcacaactgttttcaacattgatagtaataaaaatttgttcttgagctgcaaatcagcaaggatcatgtgacactgaagactggagtaatgatgctgaaaattcagctttgatcacaggaataaattacattttaaaatatatttattacaaatagaaatgttatttttaaattgtaataataatttttcacaaaataatgtttttgcttTATCTGTTTtgcttttgatcaaataaaagcagccttggtgagcagaagagacttctttccaGGTCAAATCTTACcggccccaaacttttgaacagaggTGTAAATAAACAATCTAATATTTTTAAGGACaaggaaaaataaaatttagCGAAAGTGTCAAATATGGACACTTGAAATCCCTTTCTAATGTTAATGTTTTCCTGCAGAAGATCCCTCGATAAATCAGTTTTTCATAACTATTTTCCAGCCTTTTCCAGACCCAAGACTATATTACATTTCCATATTTGAAAAATGATTTGTTTAGTCTCTTTGCATGTGAAATGAGTTAATAATGCACAGGCTTTGGTATGTAAATGAGCTTCATATGTTAATGTACTTGTGTTCCTGGCACCAGTATTGTGATGATTTGTGAATATACCTGCAGTATTTCTATATACTACATCAACCTTTATTTCATAAGTGCCATAAAGTCCTGTTTTCAGTGATATGGCCCAGGTAAAATGGAAGTCATGGAGATTCATGAATGGAAAACGTGATTGATTTTATGTAAAGCCTAATTTCTCTCTGTCATTGCagttgtgcatgtgtgtttgagtaTGATGGTATTATATGAAGGgctgcatgtttgtgtgtggatTGGTCATGTGTAACACACAGCACCTCTTCTCACTCGTTTGTGATTAATTAGATGTTTTTTTGCAGTAAGTCTGCATGTGTTTGGGCTTCATTTTGTCCAAACCTGAAGAAGCCCCTCCCACCCTTaacactttaacactgttgTTTCCTGTTCAGGACGTAATGGAGAATgttttaatatgtatatattttgtacaatgtttctagtaaaatatgtttaaattaggGCTGTTAGTATTTATTTGAGTAGCTTTCTTTGTGATCTCAGATTTGAAATGTGGTGATTCTACATAATAAGAataatttcaatttcaaaatagggcttttcacactgcgcttAACCCGGGGTTATCGTTGTTCTAAACACTGCatttaaccccgggtaaaggaGTGTTTCACATTTGTAATTTAGATGCGGGGTTAGCAGCGCTTTTTACCTGCTGTTAACCTCACGTTGCggtgccaaacttgtacagtgtgaaacgatGCGGTGTTAGAATGCTTAGCAACCGACAACCAATCACGTGCCTTATATTCACGCCCTTTCGGCAGACACAGAAACAGTCATATCCGTCTATGatagaaaaaaatgtcaaacgACGATGGAAAACACAACAATTTGAGTGAAGAAGAGACCAtcattcttacctttatagtTAGAAAAGTTCACTTAgaaaaacttgatattacagTCAGCATTGTGTAATATGAGGATGCACAATGCTAGAGcctttatgtaaacaggtcACATGCAGCGTTTATCCAGTCAGTGACACTGACACCACAAATATGCAGATAAGGActttaacccagggtttagatatgtacagtgtgaaacggCAGCTTATGAATATACAGGATTAACTGTTAACCCCGGGTATATTATGACTAGTATGAAAAGTGAataaagataacccaggattccatTTACCCGGGTTTAAGAATGACTCGGGGGTTAAATCTCAAGTGTGAAAGCCCTAATGTAGTGCATTCAGTTTGAATGCATTCAGATCCTCattattatttcaaattatagtgctttattattattaagtgaaATATATAGTGAAGATTTTATAAAAGTAGTGCATTCAGTTCTAATGCATTCAAGTCTtctcttaaagaaaaaaatgccttttattctAGGCAGTACTAGCTTAAATTATAAAAGGGATAATAAAGGTACTAAttctattttattctttttaaactCTGACTCGCTGTCTCTTTCTCTACTTTCCCGACCTTTACTGCCCCCTGcaggaattgtgggaatgtgtTCTGTGCCAGCTGTTGCGATCAGAAGATCCCGGTGCCAAGCCAGCAGTTGTTCGAGCCCAGTCGTGTGTGTAGGTCGTGTTTCAGCAACCTGCAGGCTCCTGCGTCGGCTCTGGAGATCGAGCTGGACAAACCCATCACGGCCAGCTCCAACTGATCCTATCCAACCGCCTGCACACGGACAACTGCTGAGGACCCACAGGACGAGATGGAGAAGGTCCAGAGACTGTTTTGTGGGGGTGAAGTCGCTTTTTTCCCACCCGAAAGGGAATCATGTATATATGGAACGATGTGGAACGCACAGAAAGTCGTCCAGAGAGGAGAGGAGGCTTAGCACTTTCAGATGGCGTTTGCAGAAGAGACATTTTGCGATTGAGAGCTTGTCTTCATTTGCGATGAAACTTGTCCTGTACCTGCTGCACAGAGGGAAGGTTTTTTCACCAACGGCCAGCGGACGGTGCGCTTCTGCGGCGCGCGAGAGTAGGATttcttccctcgtcatctcacAAAGATCAGATTATCAGTGGCGTCCCTAGGGATGCCATAGGGTGAAAGGTGCTTCTGGGACGAGTCCGCAAGATCCTAGCTTTGTTTTTGAGTCTTTCAACAATCTGCTTTGCAGAAACctgcttttttttcctttctttttgagGTTGCACAAGTGATTCTGGGTGCCACACAGCATTCAAACTTTCTAGGGTTTGAATGCACCAAATTTCCAGACTCTTGGTTAGTTACTCCAAAGTACTTTCTCAAATAGAAACCATTCACCTTCTCTCTAATGTTGACTGTATAGTGACAGGAAGTGATGTCAGCAAGAGGGCCACTGGAGGGCGCTGTTGTCTTTCTGATTTGCTGTGTGGATGTCGGCTGGTTTAGAGACCTTCTCactaatgctttttttttgtaacatacATGCGAGACAAATGAGATaatatattagaatgatatAAGAATGAGACGTATAGCATTTAAGATGAGAAATTGTATAGAATTCTTGAATAGTGGCTCACTAAATTAGTCACCAAATAAGTTGTGTTGTTTTCCCCAGTTGTAGCCATTTggggtttttctttttaatgtaTTTCTTATTTTTGTCCTTCTAGTGACGCTGGACAGTTGTATGTGGAGAGAGATGTATGTGATATGCTGCATTAGGGCCCCAgatgttattgtttttgttttgttttttctttgcgCTCTCAACACTTATTTATTATCAAGTTTATTTTGCTTGAACTGTTTGTTCAATCCTGACAATTGATCCACCACAGGATAATCAGTGTTGTTGGGCGTGAGCTGCCTTTGCACTGAAGATGAAGCCCCTTCCACACACATTTGAGAAATGCTGCACAAATCACAATCAAAATCTCGTTTGCTTCCCTTTCTATTTTATCTACTTTTTTTGGCCTCGATTTTATCAGCCAGAGTTCACCTGATAATAcattttctgtcatttactcacgtCATTCCAAACTGGTagactttttctttttctttgcaaaattctAAGAATCTTCATGAAACTCTTTTCCATATAATGACAGTTCATGGCGACTGCAAGTTTTACCGTATTGcatttgtctctttttttttttttttttgggcttgATGGATGTGATCACTATTATATGGAAAAGAGTTAAATGAAAAAGTAAAACTACAACGGCAAGCGAGTGAGTGACAAATGACAATTTGAATCGTTTGCGGTGAATTATAACCTTGACATTGGGCTCGCCAGCTGATGCTATAATGACGTGAGACCTGGAAGCTCCTGAGGGTTTAGTGCCGTGATGATGGGCGTTAATTCCTAAAGCTGATGACATCTGCTCCTCTTTGTAGAAGTCAGTGAAGGAGTGTTTTCTGTGTCACCGGTGCGACAGCTTTTGCATTAACGCCAATCCAtgaatgtgaatttttttttttgtttcccaGAAAGAGTAAATTCCATGGGTTTATATTTTGCACATTGGTAATCATCAGAAATACACTGTCGCAGATTTCTGTAAGAATTAAACAAAGTGGAATTCCAACTGAACTGACTCCTGGACTCATTTAACTGATCTGGCTGTATTTGTACTGCTTCATATACTGCTCTGAGTGACAGGCAAATGCAGTGTAAACAAAGATCCCCAAAGAACCCCTTTCACCTAAAATATTTACTTGGAAGCCCCCTTGAGACTgtaagtttacattttaataatgtaacaaCACATTCACATCATGTTCACAGTCTCTGATGTTAGTTAATGGTCACATGATAGACAggtaaacaattaaaatattaaatctttttagtatttttatttaaatgttttaattatatttttattgttgttgtttacaATTATACTttgattatattattaattttaacttATAAATTTGCTTTTCTTCAACCTTGTCACAAACACCCAGCTTGAGAAATCATGATTTATGAAACTGTCAATAACATCATCACACATGtgagaccttacataatgaaccgttataccttagaatgagccatttctatctacatacaccgcgGGTCTCCCTCCATGCCAAGTTGCCATTTTGCGCcgacatgtttctacagtaaccctaaacggacaaactccTCTACAGTGCGCTTTTCGTCACTGTTTGTTGGAGTTTTTAGAGGCAGTTTACATCGTCACTATTGAATACGCACAAAGAAGTTGAAGTAGTCGTCTGGTTTAATAGAAGCAGAGACCGTTCTTTGCTAGAAGTAAGAACATACATCATTTTTattgactggctactctctgctgtctcaaaCGAAGACATCTTTGTCTTTGCACCGTAGCTTCGCTATGTGTTTCGAAAAGGAGGCGTGAGTGCAATGCTGAGCCTTTGGTTGCAATTCGCTAGATGCTGCTTAAATTTACATACTGCACCATTAACAGTGCATCAATAATGCATTTAagcattgtatttatttcatgtttattcataCAGACCAtttatacattataaaaatgaatGCTTTTGTGTATGACCCCTTAAACAGCCTCGATACGCAAACAGTGTTTTGCAAAAGGGGTTGTTCCTATAAAGAAGCTTGAGAAATGAGACCAATAATACAAAAGCGTTGTGTAATAAATGAACCATGTTGCATGAATGGACCAGCAGTCAATAAGCATAGAAATTGCTCCAGTTGACATACTGTAGTGCTCATCACCTTGTTGTCTTAATTATgtgttttatatgaaatatgcaACTGTTGGAGCACTGTAAGTGTTATATTGCCCATTTCTAAATAAAGTAGACCTACTTTATATTTAATGCTTTGCTTACTCAGAAATACCtgacaacaataaaaaatgCACTTGTTGGCTATAGCCTTTGCATCAGAAATTGgccattatttaatttaattattcattGTCTTTCATCTGCCAAACGTTTAGCATTTCCAAACCTTTTGGATGCTCTTTCTTACCATTTGCTTCAGCTCCGCTGTCAAATCCCTCAATCCCAGCAGTTGGATGATGAATAGGTAACGGATGGAAAAGCCCGCGCTTTAGTGACCACGTGCTGTAGTTCTGACAGACCAAAAGAATGACTCAACGCCAGGAATTCGGTGTATGGCTCACACTTTAATAGTGCTCAATATAGTGTAATTTCTTTATACAAAAAGAAAGTTCAAGGTAAGCAGCCTTGTTAGTTGAAAAACATCGATTATCAATATTAAGGTAGTACATGACGGGACGTCCCAAGTCAGAATTCTCATGCGTTTGATATGATCACTCAGGCGTTTGGTTACAATTACCCATGAACTCGAAAAGCCTCTAATTGAGCTGTTTCATATTCCACGAGGAACGACAGAAGGTCTTCTACAAACCCACCGGACATTACACAGCTGAACAGGACGTCCGTTAACGCTAAAGCAGCAGACATTTCCAGAAGAGCCCCGCGGATTTGCTGCTGCGTGCGAGTGTGTCGACGAAAGCTTCGTTATTTCCAACAAAATACGATAAGTTCACTTGAACATCACAAGGACACTTGTAGCGAGAACATGACGTGTCTCTTTAAAAAGATTTACAAGCTCAAACTCTATTagcataaaaatatacaatgtgCAGTAGGTTCGATAATGTCAGTCAAATAGAGCTTAAAAAACTGGACAAACTGTAATTAAGAGCAGCCATATTGACTGTTTACCACATTAGCGTACAACATGGAAATAAAACCTTTTCTGTACTTTTCTGTAGGAAACCCATTTCAACTGTCTATACAAACAGTTTTATAGCATAAAAAATAGACTTCATAGCTTCATCAGTCAAGTTCCATTATAAAGATTGAAATAACCATATTTACAATGTGCTAGTCATGTGGTTAAAGGAATACTCCGGGATCAATATAAATCTACAGCATTTGGGGTTTGCTGTCGGTTACCACAGattatattttcaatttaacCAAAAATGGTGGTTACAGTAATATAATGAAAGTAGCCTACTTTTGTAATGCGAGATCACATTGATTCAATTTGTCAGCGCAGTTATATATCCAATATGATTATGTGAAGCCAGTAAATGTGGTAACAAGGATACAAGAATGAGCTTGtttacttgaaaaaaataatctagAGCAGTTCCAACCACTAAATGGACaatgaaatttatttatttatttattttttcctgttttattacaagttttctgaaatgtcGTGTTTATATATGgatcagtgacgtgatgggtctttttttttttttttggtccaaaggccttaataataataaaaaaacaaaaatatgacatCCACTGTATAAGCTAGTACAACTAGAtcacttttattgaatccaaaatgttttaattatattttgctacatataaaagtATCTTAAagatttttgaagtgtcaaaagatcattcagtttaaccgtccaaaggccaatacagccatttcatttgtgattaaaatatcttaaaatgtaataaatgtatatattttttatcctggcatgattttataacatcatagtgcaaatggtattaaaattatgtctagaagtcgttgctttgttatgagaaagaatgtccggaaaaattaatttcattgatgtcattcggagtaaccaatataaaggttttggatcaagtcatgcagtcgatatcatgtgacaggatgtgacatcctttagacacctgcaaaggaccacatgatcgtgaagcaaagtaactaaagtcctgtccaaatacccacattTGCGGTCTTTGCACTTCACCACTTGCCTACTCATATGacgtatttcctgtatttggctCAAGTGTTCAAGTGGGTGTGAAGACTGCAAGTGTATGTAGAACTTTTGATTACCCGATGGGACACACTTCTTGCAAAAAATCCAAGAGTTtacagagcttttttttttttttaattatttaaatgattattttcagtgctttgcatttttaaaatacacttcTAAATGTCTGTTCCGTGGTCGCTGAATACACAATATTAAAATTGTGGTGCTTCTTTAAGTGATAAAAAGCAGTTGCAAATGACATACAAAATACACACAGCCTACAAATCTTTGCATCAAATGTGcaacactttatattttactaccaaattatatgtattatataattaatttaacttacaGTTGAATGTTGAATAGCGCTCCGAAGCGGTATTCAAGGTAGTGTGGGTTTAGTGTGCATTAAGGGCATTGCACTTGGGCTTTTTTAAGACAGGGTACACTCTTGTGCACTTACTTCCTGTCGTGTGCATGCGCTTTCAAGTGGCCaagaccacaagtgtgggtatttggacaagGCTTAAGTCTCTCTTAACcatttgaaaaattaatgttcactcgctcatacgcatgtcacgaaacatcaggtcattcggtacaaccgctataaaacatggaaaatgttggaatattttaaaaacttgtactaaatataaaatgtttgattgttcttttgctagctagctagatatcaacCTGTTAAAAtcgtttgaaaatatcgtcattcggtaaaaccgaaattttggttaaaccgaatgacttttttggtgacaaattttgtataaaatgacaaaagcagtgttaattgtttataaaAGCCACAATCTCATTGTttacacttaataaaacttcaaaattaattatatctccattatggtttttacacatttaaaaacCTGATTCGCCAATGATCCATATACAAAAGAGACATTATCTTTATGTAATTAAATATGAGCTAATT encodes:
- the mtmr3 gene encoding myotubularin-related protein 3 isoform X6; the protein is MEEEGQQSLECIQANQIFPRKPPVLEEDDLQVPFPELHGEFTEYVGRAEDAVIAMSSYRLHIKFKESVVNVPLQLIESVECRDMFQLHITCKDCKVVRCQFSTFEQCQEWLKRLSAAVRPPSRIEELFSFAFHAWCVDLYTGEKEQHGDLCRPGDHVTSRFHNEVERMGFDTQNAWRISEINNKYKLCSSYPQLLLVPAWITDKELENVAAFRSWKRIPAVVYRHQSTGAVIARCGQPEVSWWGWRNADDEHLVQSIARACAVDSSTCKGVSNGSFSREYINGADLSDVDFDSSMTNSSEVETLAIQARKLLILDARSYAAAVANRAKGGGCECPEYYPNCEVVFMGMANIHSIRKSFQSLRFLCTQMPDPANWLSALESTKWLQHLSLLLKASLLVVNAVDRDQRPVLVHCSDGWDRTPQIAALAKLLLDPYYRTIEGFQVLVETEWLDFGHKFADRCGHGENAEDLNERCPVFLQWLDCVHQLQRQFPCSFEFNEAFLVKLVQHTYSCLFGTFLCNSGKEREDRHIQERTCSVWSLLRAANRSFRNMLYSSHSETVLHPVCHVRNLLLWTAVYLPSSSPTTPSDDSCAPYPAPGTNPEDQPLGRRPKTRSFDNLPSACEVGNPLTSNRRSSDPSLNEKWQDHRRSLEINIGTGAEGAVSADPDERVNGQNVVGIMEPLTSGGTENGEGLGDVRLPMVEGVDEAELTVGVAMGQMENILQEATKDESAPDSRRDAKTDRTNRQIDDIAHSEEGSSAIDDAQESKIKGLGDGNVNGHCSEDGNSEASSAISQDTSGNQDSEEVALEKCMIQEYNPSCSTTDFPSNGLRTLSNGHGVERPPGREVVEQRLSLLESSTETLTEDFGVRPESLAPLIIPPPLKALAESSCLKQGLRAAADPQGAPRTLNNTPKRPSLSAFPPSTDLLHSVCNGDSPDPEPSTPRTNGERATLSRQVSLASCGSLTLHARGTCSHHRCLHLGFLGRPSFSPPEPPSARNHLDDDGLTLHTDAVQQRLRQIEAGHQLEVEALKRQVQELWSRLESHQAAGMLRLNGDMGDEVTSIADSDFNLEPNCLSRCSTELFSEASWEQVDKQDTEVTRWYPDHLAAQCYGCERGFWLATRKHHCRNCGNVFCASCCDQKIPVPSQQLFEPSRVCRSCFSNLQAPASALEIELDKPITASSN